CAACCGGCGTGAGCCCACCAGGTGCCGTCGTGCGGCGTGTGCGGATCGCCTTCCTGGTCGGAGTTCTGATGATGAACGCGGTGGGTGGCTACCCAGAAGATCGGGCCGCCCTCGAGCGCGAGGCAGCCGCACATGGTGACGAAGTATTCGACCCACTTGGGAACTTTATAACCGCGATGGGTCAGCAGGCGGTGATAGGCCACGCCGATGCCGACGTTGATCGCAAAGAAGTACATGACGAGGAAGACGGCGAGATTTTTCCAAGAGAAGAAGAAGAGAGCAGCGATGGCTCCGACGTGGAAGAGTCCCATCGCGATGGTGGTGATCCAGTTGATGCGGCCTTCCTGGTGCTCGCGGCCCATGCGGAGGTCCTGCTTGATCTTCTGGGTGACTTCGGCGACAGCTGGGACTACGGCGGCGAGCTTGGGCGCCTTTACCGGGGCTTCTTCGATGGTGGTGATCGGGGTCATATGTATCGCTGTCCTTGTGTTTTGGGTACCGGTGAACTGCTACTACTGACGCTATCAGGGGTGAAGGCAGACGTGGTGTAAGACTTTTGTAATGCCACCCAAAGGTGGGAGTTGATACCCTTGAAGTATGACAAGTGGGACCAGAGTTGCGCCGTTTGGATTGAAGCCGTGGTTTAGCGAGAGAGTGTGGGGGAAGAGCGATCTCAAGCCCTGGTTTGATGAGACTGGGACGACCGAGTTGGTGGGGGAGGCCTGGCTGACTGGACCGCAGTGTCTGGTGGAGAGTGGACCGTTCAAGGGGCAGACGCTGGCTTCGGTTGGGGAGAAGATGGGTGGCGAGTTTCCGCTTCTCGTAAAGATTTTGTTTCCGGCGGATAAGCTTTCGGTGCAAGTGCATCCGGATGATGCGCAGGCGAGGGCGATGGGGGAGACGCGGGGAAAAACTGAGTGTTGGTATGTGCTGGAGGCGGAGCCGGGTGCGACGGTCGCGCTGGGATTGAAGGCGGGCGTTGGCGCGAAGGAGGTCGCGGCTTCGGTCGAGAGTGGGACGATGGAGCTGCTGCTGGAGCATGTGCCAGTGTCGGTGGGGGACATGTTATTCGTGGATGCAGGGACAGTGCACGCTATCGGGCCCGGGGTGGTGCTGCTGGAGACGCAGCAGACGAGCGATGTGACCTATCGGCTCTATGACTATGGACGGCCTCGGGAGTTGCATCTGGAGAAGGGCTTACAGGTGATTAAGTCTAAGACACAGGCGGGGAAGGTTGCGCCACGGGAGATGGATGGATTTACGAGGTTGATTGAGCAGAGATATTTTATGGTGGATCGATTTGAGATCTCTGCGACGAGGAAACGGACGGTCGATTTTGCAGGAGCGGGTTGTCTTATTGGTTTGGCGGGGAGTGGTGTGGTCAGGACACCTGATGGAGAGTTGGAGTTGATTCCCGGAAGGGCTGTGGTGGTGCCGATGGGAGACGGGGATGTGGTTGTGGAGACGAAGGCTGGAGTTTCGTTTGCGCGGTGCGTGGCGCCGGTCTGAGAGGTGACAGTATGAAGGCGAAAGCGACTGGAAAATATGTTGCTTTGCTGCGCGGCATCAACGTTGGCGGTAAAAATATGCTGCCGATGAAAGAGCTGGCGGGACTCTTCGTCACTTCTGGATGTGAAGAGGTGGTGACCTACATTCAGAGCGGGAATGTAGTCTTCTGCGCAGGCGATAAGGTGGCAGGTGGAGTGCAGGACGCAATTACGAATCAGGTGGAATTGCAATTTGGGTTGAAGGTGCCGGTGGTGCTGCGGACGGCTTCGGAGATGCAGGCAGCGATTCGGACAAATCCGTTTTTGAAGGTTGGGACTGCGGAAGAGATGCTGCACGTTTGTTTTCTGGCTGATCGGCCGGGGCAGGACCTGGTGGCGGGGCTGGATGCGATGCGATCCGCACCGGATGAGTTTGCCGTCATCGGGCGGGAGATCTATATGAAACTCGTGACCGGAGCGGCGAAGACAAAGCTGACGAATGCGTATTTTGACTCGAAGCTGAAGACCGTGAGCACGATGCGAAACTGGCGGACGGTGTTGAAGCTCGCGGAGATGATGGCTTGACGCGCGAGCTTCGTTCGCCAGGATTTGCTGATGCTAGTTGAGGAAGGCGCCTAGTTCGTTGGCGGCATTGCGAAGGTGGTTGAGGAAGCGGCTCTGCATCTCGAGGACGGAGAGACGGGGTGCATTGCCGCTGAGGTTCAGCGTGGCGACGACCCGGCCCGAAGAGGCAAAGACGGGGACGGCCAGAGAGCGGAGGCCGACCTCATACTCCTGATCGACGAGGGCGTAGCCGTTGCGGCGCACATTGCGCAGGGTGAGGCGGAGCTTCTCGACGGAGGTAATGGTGCGTGTGGTGTGTGGGGTGAGGACGGCTTTGGCGAGGTACTGCTCGAGTTGTTCGGCCGGGAGGTAGGCGAGGAGAATTCGGCCCATGCTGGTGCAGTAGGCGGGCAGGCGGCTGCCGATGTGGAGGTCGACGGCCATGACGCGGTTGACCTGGGTGCGGGCGATATAGACGATGTCTTCGCCGTCGAGTGTGGCGACGGAGAAGGACTCGCGGAGAGCAGCGGACATGCGTTCGAGGATAGGCTGGGCGGCGGTGGAGAGGGTGTTGGAGGTGGTGTAGGTATGGGAGAGGGTAAGCATACGCGGACGGAGGGAGTAGCGCGAACCGTCTTCCGCGCCGGCAAAGCCCAGTTTGGTGAGGGTATAGAGGCAGCGGCGAACTGCGGCGCGGGAGAGGCCAGTCTTTACGCTGAGTTGCGAGATGGTCATCTGCGGGGATTGCTGGGTGAAGGCCTGAATGACGATAAGACCGCGGGCTAGCGAGGTCATAAAGTTGGGATCGCCGGTGAAGACGTCGAGAGAGGAGGCGGGAGTGGGTTTGGCGGCTGCGGGCGGAGTGGGCGGGAGAGATTCGGCTGCCGATGCGAGGGGTTGGCGAGGCGTGAGGCTCATGCGGGATCCCTTTCCGTGACGTTATCGAGGTGTTCGATAGACGGACTATCACTACGATAAACGCACGGCTCAGATATCGCAAGATGTTCACGAGACAGCTTCAATATTAAGTGGAATGTTGACGGGGTGTTTCGCAACTCTGCGAGGTCGGCGTTTTTATCTCAGGTTGAGAGCGGCGAGGACGTCGGCGGGTTCAGGGCGGACGCGGAAGTCGGCGTGGCCTTCGGCGAAGACGATGGTATTGGTCTGGTCGATGACGAAGACCGCAGGCATCGGGAGGCGCCAGCTGGCTTCTGTGGCGTTGTGATAACTGAGGCCGGTGTTGTTGAAGGGGATGTTGATGAGGATGGACTGGTAGTAGCTGCGGAGAGGCTGCGGGATGGTATGGGCTATGCCGAATTTTTCAGCAGTGGTTGCGCCAGGGTCGGAGAGGAGAGGGTATTGCAAGCCGTGCTGCTCGAGGGTGAAGTTGTTTTGGCGGGTGGTTTGCGGGGAGATCGCAACGAAGATAGCGCCGCGTCTGCGTAGGTCGGTATACAGATCTCTCCAGGCTTCAAGTTCGGTGACGCAATAGGGGTCCCAGCGGCCACGAAAGAAGTTGACGACGAGTGGGGCGAGGGCGAGTAGATCAGCTGAATTGACGGGCTTGTGAGTCAGAGCGTCTTCAAGGGTGAAGGATGGAGCCTGATCTCCGGTTTTCATGATGCGATCTTCGATGCCGGTGTTGAAGAGGTCTTCGGTCGCCCTTTCGGAGACAGCGAGGCGCTCGGGCTGCACGAGGGCACGGGTATTTTGCGTGATGCGGTCCAGTTGATCCTGAAGCGAGATGTTGAGCGCAGCGGCCACAGTTACATTATTGCAGCTGTCTCTGTGGGTTGTGGTGTTGGGCTGGCTTTCACAGTATTTGTTGTGGCGTGGCAGGAGGCGGTCGGCTGCGATCTTTGCGCTACGGTTTTGTTGTGACTGGCGTTGGCGGCAACCGGGGCCGCCTTCATCTCCTTGATGAGAGTGACGAGACGGGTGAAGGCTTGCTCGCGAGCGGTCTTGTTGCCGGGAACGTTGTTGCTGGGATCTTCGCCGGCACGCATGAAGCCGTGGCCTGCGCCGTCGTAGGTGATGGGCTCATATTTTTTTCCAGCGGCTTTCATGGCATCGACGGTAGCGGGTAGGGTTGCACCAATGCGGGCA
The nucleotide sequence above comes from Tunturibacter empetritectus. Encoded proteins:
- a CDS encoding IclR family transcriptional regulator domain-containing protein, yielding MSLTPRQPLASAAESLPPTPPAAAKPTPASSLDVFTGDPNFMTSLARGLIVIQAFTQQSPQMTISQLSVKTGLSRAAVRRCLYTLTKLGFAGAEDGSRYSLRPRMLTLSHTYTTSNTLSTAAQPILERMSAALRESFSVATLDGEDIVYIARTQVNRVMAVDLHIGSRLPAYCTSMGRILLAYLPAEQLEQYLAKAVLTPHTTRTITSVEKLRLTLRNVRRNGYALVDQEYEVGLRSLAVPVFASSGRVVATLNLSGNAPRLSVLEMQSRFLNHLRNAANELGAFLN
- a CDS encoding peroxiredoxin family protein, with the translated sequence MAAALNISLQDQLDRITQNTRALVQPERLAVSERATEDLFNTGIEDRIMKTGDQAPSFTLEDALTHKPVNSADLLALAPLVVNFFRGRWDPYCVTELEAWRDLYTDLRRRGAIFVAISPQTTRQNNFTLEQHGLQYPLLSDPGATTAEKFGIAHTIPQPLRSYYQSILINIPFNNTGLSYHNATEASWRLPMPAVFVIDQTNTIVFAEGHADFRVRPEPADVLAALNLR
- a CDS encoding DUF1697 domain-containing protein — translated: MKAKATGKYVALLRGINVGGKNMLPMKELAGLFVTSGCEEVVTYIQSGNVVFCAGDKVAGGVQDAITNQVELQFGLKVPVVLRTASEMQAAIRTNPFLKVGTAEEMLHVCFLADRPGQDLVAGLDAMRSAPDEFAVIGREIYMKLVTGAAKTKLTNAYFDSKLKTVSTMRNWRTVLKLAEMMA
- a CDS encoding type I phosphomannose isomerase catalytic subunit; this translates as MTSGTRVAPFGLKPWFSERVWGKSDLKPWFDETGTTELVGEAWLTGPQCLVESGPFKGQTLASVGEKMGGEFPLLVKILFPADKLSVQVHPDDAQARAMGETRGKTECWYVLEAEPGATVALGLKAGVGAKEVAASVESGTMELLLEHVPVSVGDMLFVDAGTVHAIGPGVVLLETQQTSDVTYRLYDYGRPRELHLEKGLQVIKSKTQAGKVAPREMDGFTRLIEQRYFMVDRFEISATRKRTVDFAGAGCLIGLAGSGVVRTPDGELELIPGRAVVVPMGDGDVVVETKAGVSFARCVAPV